One Lepus europaeus isolate LE1 chromosome 7, mLepTim1.pri, whole genome shotgun sequence DNA segment encodes these proteins:
- the SERPINH1 gene encoding serpin H1 produces the protein MRSIQLLSAFCLLAVALAAEVKKPAAAAPGTAEKLSPKATTLAERSANLAFSLYQAMAKDQAVENILLSPVVVASSLGLVSLGGKAATASQAKAVLSAEQLRDEEVHAGLGELLRSLSNSTARNVTWKLGSRLYGPSSVSFADDFVRSSKQHYNCEHSKINFRDKRSALQSINEWAAQTTDGKLPEVTKDVERTDGALLVNAMFFKPHWDEKFHHKMVDNRGFMVTRSYTVGVTMMHRTGLYNYYDDEKEKLQMVEMPLAHKLSSLIIIMPHHVEPLERLEKLLTKEQLKTWMGKMQKKAVAISLPKGVVEVTHDLQKHLAGLGLTEAMDKNKADLSRMSGKKDLYLASVFHATAFEWDTDGNPFDQDIYGREELRSPKLFYADHPFIFLVRDAQSGSLLFIGRLVRPKGDKMRDEL, from the exons ATGCGCTCCATCCAACTCCTCAGCGCCTTCTGCCTCCTGGCGGTGGCCCTGGCGGCCGAGGTGAAGAAGCCCGCGGCGGCGGCACCCGGCACCGCGGAGAAGCTGAGCCCCAAGGCGACCACGCTGGCCGAGCGCAGCGCCAACCTGGCCTTCAGCCTGTACCAGGCCATGGCCAAGGACCAGGCGGTGGAGAACATCCTGCTGTCGCCCGTGGTGGTGGCCTCGTCGCTGGGGCTCGTGTCGCTGGGCGGCAAGGCGGCCACGGCGTCGCAGGCCAAGGCGGTGCTGAGCGCCGAGCAGCTGCGCGATGAGGAGGTGCATGCGGGCCTGGGCGAGCTGCTGCGCTCCCTGAGCAACTCCACGGCGCGCAACGTGACCTGGAAGCTGGGCAGCCGCCTGTACGGGCCCAGCTCGGTGAGCTTCGCCGACGACTTCGTGCGCAGCAGCAAGCAACACTACAACTGCGAGCACTCCAAGATCAACTTCCGCGACAAGCGCAGCGCCCTGCAGTCCATCAATGAGTGGGCGGCGCAGACCACCGACGGCAAGCTGCCCGAGGTCACCAAGGACGTGGAGCGCACGGACGGCGCGCTGCTCGTCAATGCCATGTTCTTCAAGC CGCACTGGGATGAGAAGTTCCACCACAAGATGGTGGACAACCGCGGCTTCATGGTGACCCGTTCCTACACCGTGGGTGTCACGATGATGCACCGGACAG GTCTCTACAACTACTACGACGACGAGAAGGAGAAGCTGCAGATGGTGGAGATGCCCTTGGCCCACAAGCTGTCCAGCCTCATCATCATCATGCCCCACCATGTGGAGCCGCTCGAGCGCCTGGAGAAGCTGCTGACCAAAGAGCAGctgaagacctggatggggaAGATGCAGAAGAAGGCAGTGGCCATCTCCCTGCCCAAGGGCGTGGTGGAGGTGACCCATGACCTGCAG AAACACCTGGCCGGGCTGGGCCTGACCGAGGCCATGGATAAGAACAAGGCGGACCTGTCGCGCATGTCGGGCAAGAAGGACCTGTACCTGGCCAGTGTGTTCCATGCCACCGCCTTCGAGTGGGACACGGACGGCAACCCCTTCGACCAGGACATCTACGGGCGTGAGGAGCTGCGCAGCCCCAAGCTCTTCTACGCCGACCACCCCTTCATCTTCCTGGTGCGCGACGCCCAGAGCGGCTCCCTGCTCTTCATCGGGCGCCTGGTCCGGCCCAAAGGCGACAAGATGCGAGACGAGTTGTAG